Proteins encoded in a region of the Novibacillus thermophilus genome:
- a CDS encoding transglycosylase domain-containing protein, protein MAKRKQKRSRLKRLILSAALVTLLSLGGWVGILASGHYLVSEAQLDHLQQMALSQNSSYVRTDEMPEYVWEGFLAIEDHRFKQHGGIDWIGLVRALWVNGLEGSKAQGGSTITMQLSRNLFLTHEKELSRKIKEMIIAVRLERHLSKDQLLGLYLNHIYFGHGKYGIEAAANFYFGKTVRADHSEKETVTLSEAALLAALPKAPEHYSPLKNLEQALHRRNLVLSRMVDVGFITEDTSKTAMHQAINIIASNAPETE, encoded by the coding sequence ATGGCTAAAAGGAAACAGAAGAGATCAAGGTTAAAACGGCTGATACTGTCCGCAGCGCTCGTAACCTTACTGTCATTGGGCGGCTGGGTCGGTATTTTGGCGAGCGGTCATTACCTCGTGAGCGAAGCACAACTCGATCACCTTCAACAAATGGCTCTATCACAGAACTCGAGCTACGTTCGGACCGATGAAATGCCTGAATACGTGTGGGAAGGTTTTCTCGCCATAGAAGACCACAGGTTTAAACAGCACGGCGGTATCGATTGGATCGGTCTTGTACGGGCGCTGTGGGTGAACGGGCTAGAAGGGAGCAAAGCTCAGGGCGGCAGCACGATTACAATGCAGCTCTCGCGCAATCTGTTTTTGACACACGAGAAAGAACTGAGTCGCAAAATAAAAGAAATGATCATTGCCGTCCGCTTGGAACGGCATCTCTCAAAGGATCAACTATTGGGGCTGTACCTGAACCACATTTATTTCGGCCACGGGAAGTACGGCATTGAAGCGGCGGCAAACTTTTACTTCGGAAAAACTGTGCGCGCCGACCATTCAGAAAAAGAAACGGTCACTTTAAGCGAAGCGGCCCTCCTTGCCGCTCTGCCCAAAGCGCCTGAACACTATTCTCCCCTTAAAAATTTGGAACAAGCGCTCCATCGCCGCAACCTCGTTTTGTCGCGGATGGTTGACGTCGGCTTCATCACGGAAGACACGTCCAAAACCGCCATGCATCAGGCCATCAACATCATAGCGTCTAACGCCCCGGAAACGGAGTAG
- a CDS encoding DoxX family protein yields the protein MKKAKEIVVPENPVSWYLFSSTRSAWLWLIIRLYVGYAWLTAGWKKVTADEWTGEQAGAAVQGFVQGALEKEDVSSWYAAFLENVVLSSPKVFSFMVAYGELFVGLGLILGLFTGIAAFFGGFMNVSFLFAGTLSTNPLLFVLATWLVLAWKVAGFYGLDRWALPLLGTPWQKNGVHFR from the coding sequence GTGAAGAAAGCAAAAGAAATTGTTGTCCCTGAAAACCCTGTGTCATGGTATTTGTTTTCCAGTACGCGGTCGGCTTGGCTATGGCTGATCATTCGGTTGTATGTCGGTTATGCATGGTTAACGGCCGGATGGAAGAAGGTAACAGCCGACGAGTGGACAGGGGAACAGGCAGGTGCCGCCGTGCAAGGCTTTGTGCAAGGAGCACTGGAAAAAGAAGACGTATCCTCCTGGTATGCAGCCTTTTTGGAAAACGTCGTGTTGTCCAGTCCTAAAGTATTTTCATTTATGGTGGCTTACGGGGAGTTGTTCGTCGGTTTAGGGCTCATTCTCGGTTTGTTCACGGGAATAGCGGCATTTTTCGGAGGTTTCATGAATGTCAGCTTTTTGTTTGCCGGGACGCTGAGCACCAACCCCCTTTTGTTTGTGTTAGCGACGTGGTTGGTGCTCGCCTGGAAAGTGGCCGGATTTTACGGCCTAGATCGCTGGGCGCTTCCGTTGTTGGGAACACCGTGGCAAAAGAACGGCGTCCATTTCCGCTGA
- a CDS encoding DNA topoisomerase III, with product MKTLVLAEKPSVGRDLARVLGCRQQHKTYIEGSRYIVTWALGHLVELKMPEDYDKRYETWRMEDLPIIPEQMELKVIRKTSAQFKAIQKLTKRKDIKELVIATDAGREGELVARWIIKKIHWRKPVKRLWISSQTDRAIREGFKQLKPAHAYDALYASAVCRAEADWLIGLNVTRALTTKYDDPLSAGRVQTPTLNIILEREHEIETFVPKEFRTLTAHFGSFSAQWEQNGDKRLFDLERAEQLSSTLKGEKGVVRSVKQKTKREPQPLPYDLTELQRDANRRYGFSAKKTLNILQQLYEYHKLITYPRTDSRYLTKDMETTMPKRLKALSDGYRDEVKLLLGRNAPLLAKRVFNDHKVTDHHAIIPTDEPLVLSDLSADERKVYDMIVRRFLALFHPPHRYSVITAVIDIAGETFVTHETREVERGFTVVMRQERAAANQSEPLPLKEGQTVVPKDIVMEKGYTEPPARLNEADLLARMEKHGLGTPATRADIIERLLETEVVTRHNGRFRPTPKGKQLINLVSEELRSPELTSRWERELEAIARGKGNAKTFLANIRRQTYTLVNEIKTSDQTYRAYNLTGSKCPECEAKLKEVKRKNGTMLVCSNRRCTYRRRKDPVLSNRRCPQCRKRMEIHQGKAGPYFQCRSCNLVEKKDRSTGNVSKREERQLLKKYSGHESLKTNLGEALKAALQKREE from the coding sequence ATGAAAACGCTCGTATTAGCGGAAAAGCCGAGTGTCGGACGAGACCTGGCCCGTGTACTCGGCTGCCGTCAACAGCATAAAACTTACATAGAAGGCTCCCGTTACATCGTCACATGGGCCCTTGGACATCTCGTTGAACTGAAAATGCCGGAAGACTACGACAAGCGGTATGAAACGTGGCGTATGGAAGACTTGCCCATCATTCCGGAACAAATGGAACTGAAAGTGATTCGCAAAACGAGCGCGCAGTTCAAAGCGATCCAGAAGTTGACCAAACGGAAAGACATCAAAGAACTCGTGATCGCAACAGACGCGGGCAGGGAAGGCGAACTCGTCGCCCGCTGGATTATCAAAAAAATACACTGGAGAAAGCCAGTGAAGCGGCTGTGGATTTCATCTCAAACGGACCGCGCCATTCGCGAGGGGTTTAAACAGTTAAAACCGGCGCACGCATACGATGCGCTGTACGCATCCGCTGTCTGCCGCGCAGAAGCGGACTGGCTCATCGGCCTCAATGTGACACGGGCGCTGACAACGAAATACGACGACCCTCTTTCGGCCGGAAGAGTACAAACTCCCACGCTAAACATCATCCTCGAACGGGAACACGAAATCGAGACGTTCGTCCCGAAGGAATTCCGCACATTGACGGCACATTTCGGCAGCTTTTCTGCCCAATGGGAACAAAACGGGGACAAACGACTGTTTGACCTCGAACGGGCTGAGCAGCTGTCCTCAACATTGAAGGGAGAAAAAGGCGTCGTCCGCTCTGTCAAACAGAAAACCAAACGCGAGCCGCAGCCACTGCCGTACGACTTAACCGAGCTGCAGCGCGACGCCAACAGGCGGTACGGTTTTTCTGCGAAGAAAACGTTAAACATTTTACAGCAGCTTTACGAGTATCACAAACTCATCACTTACCCACGAACCGATTCCCGTTACTTGACGAAAGACATGGAAACCACCATGCCCAAAAGACTGAAAGCTCTGTCGGACGGATACCGGGACGAAGTGAAACTTCTCCTCGGCCGAAACGCCCCTCTATTGGCAAAACGCGTATTCAACGATCACAAAGTAACCGATCACCACGCCATTATTCCGACGGATGAGCCTTTGGTCTTAAGCGACCTGTCCGCCGACGAACGCAAAGTGTACGACATGATTGTCCGCCGCTTTCTTGCGCTATTTCACCCGCCACACCGTTATAGCGTCATCACGGCAGTGATTGACATTGCGGGGGAAACGTTCGTGACCCATGAAACACGAGAGGTGGAACGAGGGTTTACTGTCGTCATGCGACAGGAGCGCGCTGCCGCAAATCAGAGTGAACCCCTTCCTTTAAAAGAAGGCCAAACGGTCGTTCCAAAAGACATCGTGATGGAAAAAGGATACACGGAACCGCCGGCTCGCTTGAATGAAGCAGACTTACTCGCACGCATGGAAAAACATGGCCTCGGCACTCCCGCCACACGAGCCGACATAATAGAGCGTTTGCTGGAAACTGAAGTGGTCACCCGCCATAACGGCCGTTTCCGCCCGACACCAAAGGGAAAACAGCTGATCAACCTGGTAAGCGAAGAATTGAGATCTCCTGAATTGACATCGCGTTGGGAACGGGAGCTGGAGGCCATAGCCCGGGGCAAAGGAAATGCCAAAACATTTCTTGCCAACATTCGTCGTCAGACCTACACACTTGTGAACGAAATCAAAACGAGCGACCAAACGTATCGCGCCTACAACTTGACCGGCAGCAAATGTCCGGAATGTGAGGCAAAACTAAAAGAAGTCAAAAGAAAAAACGGCACCATGCTCGTCTGCTCCAACCGCCGGTGCACTTACCGTCGCAGAAAGGACCCGGTTCTGTCCAACCGCCGCTGTCCCCAGTGCCGTAAACGGATGGAAATACACCAGGGAAAAGCCGGGCCGTACTTTCAATGCCGTTCGTGCAACCTCGTGGAAAAAAAGGACCGTTCAACCGGAAACGTGTCAAAACGCGAAGAGCGCCAGCTGTTGAAAAAATACTCCGGGCACGAGTCGCTAAAAACAAACCTGGGCGAGGCTCTAAAAGCGGCATTGCAGAAAAGGGAGGAATAG
- a CDS encoding glutathione peroxidase, whose product MSVYQFSAKTIDGQEMSLAEFKGRVLLIVNTASKCGFTPQYKELQELYEKYRDEGFTVLGFPCNQFMNQEPGSHDEIRSFCQSQYGVSFPMFQKVEVNGKQRHPLFRYLTKQSKGLWGGAIKWNFTKFLVDATGHVYKRYAPIVKPLDIEKDIRALLAKT is encoded by the coding sequence GTGAGTGTCTATCAGTTTTCAGCTAAGACGATCGACGGCCAAGAGATGTCGCTGGCCGAGTTTAAAGGTCGGGTGCTCCTTATTGTCAATACGGCGAGCAAATGCGGGTTTACCCCGCAGTACAAAGAGCTGCAGGAGTTGTACGAAAAGTACCGGGACGAAGGTTTTACTGTCCTCGGTTTTCCATGCAATCAGTTTATGAATCAAGAACCCGGCAGTCACGACGAAATACGATCGTTTTGCCAGTCTCAGTACGGCGTCAGCTTTCCCATGTTTCAAAAGGTGGAAGTAAACGGTAAACAGAGACACCCGCTGTTCCGATACTTAACAAAACAGAGTAAAGGATTGTGGGGCGGGGCGATTAAATGGAATTTTACGAAATTTTTGGTCGACGCGACAGGTCACGTGTACAAACGGTACGCCCCGATCGTGAAGCCGTTGGACATCGAAAAAGACATTCGTGCGCTGTTAGCCAAAACATAG
- a CDS encoding YifB family Mg chelatase-like AAA ATPase, producing MYAKLYSATVSGIDGHIVEVEVDISNGLPQFDIVGLPDSAVRESRDRVRAAIKNSGHSFPMQRITTNLAPADMKKEGSRFDLAISLGILLASGQLQAEPLQHTLLLGELSLEGVLRPLNGVLPMVMEAKARGFTSVVLPASNAEEAALVDGLDVLPVETLQQAVAFLQGETHLEPYVRTPVDHDDRRVSEDFSDVRGQHHVKRALEVAAAGMHNILLIGPPGSGKTMLARRIPSILPNLSAKEALEVTKIYSTAGLLTERGKLVSSRPFRAPHHTISAAGLIGGGTIPKPGEVSLAHHGVLFLDEMPEFSKNALEVLRQPLEDREVTLSRARAQFTFPSAFMLVGSLNPCPCSSDLWKIHSLSGY from the coding sequence TTGTACGCCAAACTGTACAGTGCGACGGTATCCGGCATTGACGGCCATATCGTCGAAGTGGAAGTGGACATATCAAACGGCTTGCCGCAATTTGATATCGTCGGACTACCCGATTCAGCTGTAAGAGAATCGCGGGACCGGGTGCGGGCGGCGATTAAAAACAGCGGACACTCTTTTCCCATGCAACGGATCACGACCAATCTGGCACCAGCCGACATGAAGAAAGAAGGCTCCCGTTTTGACTTGGCCATCTCCCTCGGCATACTGCTGGCCAGCGGCCAGCTTCAAGCGGAACCGTTACAGCACACGTTGCTGCTGGGCGAACTGTCCCTTGAAGGCGTCCTGCGCCCGTTAAACGGCGTGTTGCCCATGGTCATGGAGGCCAAAGCCCGTGGCTTTACCTCTGTCGTGCTTCCAGCCTCCAATGCGGAGGAAGCGGCGTTAGTCGACGGCCTCGACGTCTTACCTGTTGAAACGTTACAGCAAGCAGTCGCCTTTTTGCAGGGAGAGACACATCTCGAGCCATATGTTCGAACTCCGGTCGATCACGATGACCGACGTGTGTCGGAAGACTTTTCCGACGTGCGCGGGCAACATCACGTCAAACGGGCGTTGGAAGTGGCGGCGGCTGGCATGCACAACATTTTGCTCATCGGCCCTCCCGGTTCGGGGAAAACGATGCTGGCGAGGCGCATTCCATCTATATTACCAAATCTATCTGCAAAAGAAGCATTAGAAGTGACGAAGATCTACAGTACCGCCGGGCTTTTGACCGAACGGGGCAAACTGGTGTCGTCACGTCCCTTTCGGGCACCCCACCACACCATTTCCGCGGCTGGGCTCATCGGTGGCGGCACGATTCCGAAACCGGGTGAAGTGAGTTTAGCCCATCACGGGGTCCTTTTTTTGGACGAAATGCCGGAGTTCTCCAAAAACGCGTTGGAAGTGTTGCGCCAACCGCTTGAGGACCGGGAAGTGACCCTCAGCCGGGCTAGAGCTCAGTTCACGTTCCCCAGCGCTTTCATGCTCGTCGGGTCGCTCAATCCGTGTCCGTGTAGTTCTGACCTATGGAAAATACATAGTTTATCTGGATATTAG
- a CDS encoding recombinase family protein, with protein MNVILYARVSTDDQSERGTIEGQLEFGKKYSELHQMNLVKIYQDDGISGTLELGDRNGGAELLSDIKNQKIHADVILVYKLDRLGRSARVILNAIHELDQHGIKVKSMTEDFDSGSPSGRFLVTMLAAVADLERETIIERMWHGANRAARKGKWLGGIVPYGYYVDEEGYLQINKTPLPKLEKSEADIVYMMYHLIGEKGHSAREVAKLLNSMAVPTSYIKDNRKVKRGKRKVKTSGYWRSSRVRSIIYNTTYKGMHYYGKRSNKNREIIERQVPAIVSPELWEKAVNTIKNHNLSSYESRDEKNLLRGLIKCGMCGRKYYALYYNGGKEKPPKYYFVCSGKVGESSVYDKCRSKNVPKVWLEELVWQDIVKFMDKPKSVIQEIVRELNIEKENSTNKNADLEIGILKNTIEAKENEKQSILDLFRKKLITPEDVEFQLKKINDEKQELLEKLHRWQAENKQNQDVKNRLSSAEKVLQELRKKINKDLSYREKREIIHSLVSDIVVHTIKTPGKKRDKANIQINYVFSIGQNYTDTD; from the coding sequence ATGAACGTAATTTTGTACGCCAGGGTATCAACGGATGATCAGTCAGAAAGAGGAACGATCGAAGGGCAACTTGAATTTGGAAAAAAGTATTCTGAACTACATCAAATGAACTTGGTTAAAATCTATCAAGACGATGGGATTAGCGGGACACTTGAGCTTGGAGATCGTAACGGTGGAGCCGAACTTTTAAGTGACATAAAAAATCAAAAGATTCATGCCGACGTAATATTGGTCTACAAACTAGACCGCCTAGGCCGATCAGCAAGAGTCATATTAAATGCCATACATGAACTGGATCAACACGGTATTAAAGTAAAATCAATGACTGAAGATTTTGATTCTGGAAGTCCCTCCGGACGATTTCTTGTCACTATGCTTGCGGCGGTTGCTGATCTCGAACGTGAAACCATTATTGAACGCATGTGGCACGGAGCAAACAGAGCTGCCCGCAAAGGAAAATGGCTAGGCGGTATTGTTCCATATGGTTATTACGTTGATGAAGAAGGTTATCTGCAGATAAATAAAACTCCACTTCCAAAACTAGAAAAATCCGAGGCAGACATCGTATATATGATGTATCATTTGATCGGAGAAAAGGGACATTCAGCCAGGGAGGTTGCCAAGTTGCTCAATTCTATGGCGGTCCCTACGTCTTATATTAAAGATAACAGGAAAGTAAAAAGAGGAAAGAGGAAGGTAAAAACGTCAGGATATTGGAGATCATCCAGAGTAAGATCCATTATTTATAACACAACATACAAAGGCATGCATTATTATGGCAAGAGATCGAACAAAAACAGAGAAATTATAGAAAGGCAAGTTCCCGCAATTGTCTCACCCGAATTATGGGAAAAAGCTGTAAATACAATCAAAAATCACAACCTGTCTTCTTATGAAAGTAGAGACGAAAAAAATCTTTTACGTGGACTTATAAAGTGTGGAATGTGCGGGAGAAAGTATTATGCCTTATATTACAACGGAGGAAAAGAAAAACCTCCTAAGTATTATTTTGTATGTTCAGGAAAAGTAGGTGAAAGTTCAGTCTATGATAAATGTAGAAGTAAAAACGTACCTAAAGTTTGGCTTGAAGAATTAGTTTGGCAAGATATTGTTAAGTTTATGGATAAACCAAAGTCGGTAATACAAGAGATTGTGCGAGAATTGAATATTGAGAAAGAAAACTCAACTAACAAAAATGCAGATTTGGAGATTGGAATTCTAAAAAATACAATCGAAGCAAAGGAAAATGAAAAACAAAGCATTCTCGATTTGTTTAGAAAAAAGTTAATTACTCCAGAAGATGTTGAGTTTCAATTAAAAAAGATTAACGATGAAAAACAAGAATTATTAGAAAAATTACATCGATGGCAAGCAGAAAATAAGCAAAACCAAGATGTAAAAAACCGATTGTCTTCTGCTGAAAAAGTACTACAAGAGTTAAGAAAAAAAATTAATAAGGATTTGTCTTATAGGGAGAAAAGGGAAATCATTCATTCGCTAGTCAGTGATATTGTTGTTCATACAATTAAAACACCTGGTAAAAAACGCGATAAAGCTAATATCCAGATAAACTATGTATTTTCCATAGGTCAGAACTACACGGACACGGATTGA
- a CDS encoding ImmA/IrrE family metallo-endopeptidase produces MYYKTPFEEKIERLFSSKGIINPSELSIEYLSNVFNIQIVYISSTPERAIWDNRMSVIFLDSTKSLPEMREIFFHELAHPILHVGNQLNMCSDFRNYQENQAKIFQLYAAIPFYMIKKLNFPSEDRLIIEQLSDTFIVTHQLAKKRWQQIKQRIYSALYLRNTTTTPISQPRRRSKETQRALDKLYRQTGVRS; encoded by the coding sequence ATGTACTACAAAACGCCATTTGAGGAAAAGATTGAACGTCTTTTTAGTTCAAAAGGCATTATAAATCCGTCCGAACTAAGTATTGAATATTTATCTAATGTATTTAACATACAAATTGTCTACATTTCTAGTACTCCTGAACGCGCTATCTGGGATAATCGAATGTCTGTTATATTTCTTGATTCTACGAAGTCTCTCCCAGAAATGAGGGAAATATTCTTTCACGAACTCGCCCATCCAATTTTACATGTGGGAAATCAACTTAACATGTGTTCTGATTTTCGGAACTATCAGGAAAACCAAGCGAAAATTTTTCAGTTATATGCCGCAATACCTTTTTATATGATTAAGAAACTGAATTTCCCCAGTGAAGACAGACTGATTATAGAGCAACTATCCGATACCTTCATAGTTACTCACCAACTTGCCAAAAAAAGATGGCAACAAATCAAGCAAAGAATATATTCAGCCTTGTATCTTCGTAATACGACTACCACTCCTATTTCTCAACCAAGGAGACGGTCAAAGGAGACACAAAGAGCATTAGACAAACTATATCGGCAGACTGGCGTCAGGTCGTGA
- a CDS encoding helix-turn-helix domain-containing protein, translating to MSVGSKIKLLRQKKGWSQLYLAEKTGINNSVISRIESGKRPVEDHELKLFADIFNVSSDWLLGRTNDPVTTSQQESEINTAFYNLDGLTEEEKNYLDMQLEIFRKLKKEQKKEK from the coding sequence TTGAGTGTTGGATCAAAAATAAAACTTCTAAGACAAAAAAAAGGATGGTCTCAACTATACCTAGCAGAAAAAACCGGAATAAATAATAGCGTGATTTCACGAATAGAATCAGGTAAAAGACCTGTTGAAGATCATGAATTAAAACTTTTTGCTGATATATTTAACGTATCCTCTGACTGGCTCTTAGGCCGAACTAATGACCCCGTCACAACTTCCCAGCAGGAATCGGAAATTAACACTGCCTTTTATAACCTTGATGGATTGACAGAAGAAGAAAAAAATTATTTGGATATGCAATTGGAGATTTTTAGAAAGCTGAAAAAGGAACAGAAAAAAGAAAAATAA
- a CDS encoding helix-turn-helix domain-containing protein — translation MINLVFVKNKRQKLGITLQEMAFELGFKNASTYRKYENGDYSFKANHLPILAKKLNCQINDFFK, via the coding sequence ATGATTAACCTAGTTTTTGTAAAAAACAAACGCCAAAAATTAGGTATTACCTTGCAAGAAATGGCTTTTGAACTCGGCTTTAAGAACGCATCAACCTACAGGAAATATGAGAACGGAGATTATTCATTCAAAGCAAATCATTTACCTATCCTAGCAAAGAAGCTAAATTGTCAAATCAACGACTTTTTTAAATGA